The proteins below are encoded in one region of Spirochaeta isovalerica:
- a CDS encoding ROK family protein: MKLNTEKLKRFNTDLIRSVLKEGEAFTRNALAFETGLSLSTCSNILAELLESGEIGLSGLEESTGGRRSRLYCYNHNYRTLALVYPSLEKGEISLHLSVVNTVGKPLLEEVRVPAKIDGDDLIELSGELKGRFENLSVLSFGMPAVVRRGVIGLCELKTLSGFDLKGVLEREYDIKVSVGNDVNSAALGYHDSLQSDHPESLVYLYYPEDGIAGAGIIVHGRVLRGDRDFAGEISYLPLGTALDKQGKIQKNRKRFTEHLVKTIQSVNCLINPGVIVISGRWFTADFQTKLVENVKLTSPEGQIPIIQFEPDMDDSYKRGLFHRGMKLLTCGFEMIDL, translated from the coding sequence GTGAAGCTGAACACGGAAAAACTCAAGCGGTTCAACACCGATCTCATCCGCTCCGTTCTGAAGGAAGGCGAGGCATTTACCAGAAACGCCCTGGCTTTTGAAACGGGGCTCAGTCTGTCGACCTGTTCCAATATTCTGGCTGAACTGCTCGAAAGCGGCGAAATCGGCCTTTCGGGGCTCGAGGAATCCACAGGGGGACGGCGATCGAGGCTGTACTGTTATAATCATAATTACCGGACGCTGGCTCTGGTTTACCCTTCGCTGGAGAAGGGGGAGATATCTCTTCATCTATCGGTTGTGAATACGGTGGGCAAACCCCTTCTGGAAGAAGTCCGTGTACCGGCGAAAATTGACGGCGATGATCTGATCGAATTAAGCGGAGAGCTCAAGGGCCGCTTTGAAAACCTCTCTGTTTTAAGCTTCGGCATGCCGGCTGTGGTCCGGAGGGGAGTCATCGGTCTCTGCGAGCTGAAGACTTTGAGCGGTTTCGATTTGAAAGGAGTTCTGGAAAGGGAATATGACATAAAGGTCTCTGTGGGGAACGATGTGAACAGCGCCGCTCTGGGGTATCACGATTCCCTTCAATCCGATCATCCCGAAAGCCTGGTATACCTCTATTATCCCGAGGACGGGATCGCCGGCGCGGGGATAATCGTTCACGGCCGCGTTCTCCGGGGGGACAGGGATTTCGCAGGAGAGATTTCCTATCTTCCCCTGGGAACAGCATTGGATAAGCAGGGGAAGATACAGAAGAACCGGAAAAGGTTTACGGAGCATCTGGTCAAAACCATACAATCGGTCAATTGCCTGATCAATCCCGGCGTCATCGTTATCAGCGGCAGGTGGTTCACAGCTGATTTTCAGACAAAACTTGTGGAAAATGTTAAACTGACATCTCCCGAGGGCCAGATCCCGATCATCCAGTTTGAGCCCGACATGGACGACAGTTACAAAAGAGGGCTTTTTCACCGGGGAATGAAGCTTCTGACCTGCGGATTCGAAATGATTGATCTATAA
- a CDS encoding glycoside hydrolase family 31 protein — translation MQKYLISSFIALMLFVSCESSDKSGFSIDDNELLYVSDTISVGISVTDEGFLTVSASATEESSAEKRFFLRANGSTLPFREEKDDEGKKFYASGQYRIYKTDEEFQIYRNDLFLFSSVFRLSGKRLLEEKQTGEGELMYGMGQSSKSIIKGNDSYSLYHYPQYGDQTYMFIPQIYSSGGDSFYYNSHVYDTVRFGARESGLFETATGSKRLEFIYRYADTPEQAVSDFYRFSSSQNLLPRWAYGFIQSRYGYRNQQEVIDLVDDFEKREIPLSAVVLDLYWFKHMGDLDWDKENWPDPAALDSYLEERDIKLITISEPYVTSDSPNYSVMADQGLLGTNSEGQPVRWKDWWCFDSADGSIMNPFADYADEFWGSQYIRMREQGIDGFWTDLGEPENVPRTVRMNGLQEHEFHNYYNRAWSEMIYRSMKEEYPDERLFILSRSGYTGSAGYGVSNWSGDVPASFEGLADEIPLGLNASLTGFSYWGSDVGGFTGEPDPELLVRWYQFGLFSPVFRAHGTGPREPWSRGEEAESLISGLIDWRYRLLPYIYSSAWQTAVSGIPMMRPLFAEYPGDGEAWRIEDEYFFGDSLLVAPVTAAASKEKSRKYYLPEGNWLNLFDLSEREGGWHEEPFGLSQMPVFAREGSVIAMNDKGREALFIYPGTGKSSATIFSDDGWSEKYREGEGERLEISLEGKELTISGARESREIVIIIPVGKDLRESAVYLEEGITVSFDLKGF, via the coding sequence ATGCAAAAATATCTGATTTCTTCATTTATCGCTCTTATGCTCTTCGTCTCCTGTGAATCTTCCGATAAGTCGGGATTCTCAATCGATGACAATGAGCTTCTTTATGTCAGCGACACCATTTCGGTAGGGATAAGCGTAACCGATGAAGGCTTTCTGACCGTATCGGCCTCGGCGACTGAAGAGAGTTCGGCAGAGAAACGGTTCTTCCTCCGGGCGAATGGCAGTACACTCCCCTTTCGAGAAGAGAAAGATGATGAGGGGAAGAAGTTCTATGCATCGGGACAATACAGGATTTACAAAACAGATGAAGAATTCCAAATCTACAGAAATGACCTGTTCCTGTTCTCCTCGGTTTTCAGATTAAGCGGCAAGAGACTTCTGGAAGAAAAACAGACCGGCGAAGGGGAGCTCATGTACGGAATGGGCCAGTCCTCCAAATCCATTATAAAGGGGAATGACAGCTATTCCCTCTATCACTATCCGCAATACGGCGATCAGACCTATATGTTCATTCCCCAGATTTACTCGAGCGGCGGAGACAGTTTTTACTACAACAGCCATGTTTACGACACAGTTCGGTTCGGCGCAAGGGAATCGGGTCTTTTTGAGACGGCGACAGGTTCAAAAAGGCTTGAGTTTATCTACCGTTATGCGGACACTCCGGAACAGGCCGTTTCGGATTTCTACCGATTCAGCTCTTCCCAAAACCTCCTCCCGCGCTGGGCTTACGGGTTTATTCAATCCAGATACGGCTACAGGAACCAGCAGGAAGTTATCGATCTGGTCGATGATTTCGAAAAGCGGGAAATTCCCCTCAGCGCTGTGGTTCTGGATCTCTACTGGTTCAAACATATGGGGGATCTGGACTGGGATAAAGAAAACTGGCCCGATCCGGCAGCGCTGGACAGCTATCTGGAAGAGAGGGATATCAAGCTGATCACTATCAGCGAGCCTTATGTGACATCCGATTCTCCGAACTATTCAGTCATGGCCGATCAGGGCTTGCTGGGGACGAACAGCGAAGGTCAGCCTGTGCGCTGGAAGGACTGGTGGTGTTTCGATTCTGCAGACGGATCGATTATGAATCCCTTTGCGGATTATGCCGATGAGTTCTGGGGTTCGCAGTACATCCGCATGAGAGAACAGGGAATAGACGGTTTCTGGACCGATCTGGGAGAACCGGAGAATGTGCCGCGGACAGTCAGGATGAACGGGCTGCAGGAACATGAGTTCCACAACTACTATAACAGGGCCTGGTCGGAAATGATCTACCGATCCATGAAAGAGGAATATCCCGATGAAAGGCTTTTCATTCTGAGCCGCAGCGGCTATACGGGAAGCGCCGGATACGGAGTTTCCAACTGGTCGGGCGATGTCCCGGCGAGCTTTGAAGGACTGGCTGATGAGATTCCCCTCGGTCTCAATGCTTCCCTTACGGGTTTTTCCTACTGGGGAAGCGATGTGGGCGGCTTTACAGGAGAACCGGACCCTGAGCTGCTGGTGCGATGGTATCAGTTTGGACTTTTCTCTCCGGTATTCCGCGCCCACGGAACAGGACCGAGAGAACCGTGGAGCCGCGGAGAAGAGGCGGAATCCCTTATTTCCGGCCTAATTGACTGGCGCTACCGTCTGCTCCCCTACATTTACTCATCGGCCTGGCAAACAGCTGTCTCGGGAATACCGATGATGCGCCCCCTCTTTGCGGAATATCCCGGGGACGGGGAAGCCTGGAGAATCGAAGATGAGTACTTTTTCGGAGACAGCCTGCTGGTGGCCCCGGTTACAGCCGCCGCGTCAAAGGAGAAAAGCCGGAAATACTATCTGCCCGAAGGAAACTGGCTCAATCTATTCGACCTGTCAGAAAGAGAGGGAGGCTGGCATGAGGAACCCTTCGGTCTTTCGCAGATGCCCGTATTTGCAAGAGAGGGATCTGTCATTGCCATGAACGATAAAGGACGGGAGGCTCTCTTTATCTATCCCGGAACGGGAAAAAGCTCGGCGACCATATTCAGCGATGACGGATGGTCGGAAAAATACAGAGAGGGCGAGGGCGAAAGACTCGAAATATCTCTGGAAGGGAAAGAGCTGACGATCTCCGGAGCCCGGGAAAGCAGAGAAATTGTCATTATTATCCCCGTTGGAAAGGATCTTAGAGAATCGGCTGTTTATCTGGAAGAAGGAATAACAGTAAGCTTCGACTTGAAAGGATTCTAA
- a CDS encoding cyclic nucleotide-binding domain-containing protein, producing the protein MNGSLESFIKDMMPEISADQLKSLADALTVVEHSRGTLLVRQGDIAEDCFFVLKGCLRLFHVDEEGSEHTAELYTELQSLTIFESYKEGKPSPYSVECVEDTLLLEGDLENEEEMNRKFPFLQDIVRSALESNLSSGQMDMALFRASSPERRYLQLLEKRPGLAGRVPQHQLASYLGITPESLSRLKKRLYDRKKQ; encoded by the coding sequence GTGAATGGCAGCCTTGAATCGTTTATAAAAGACATGATGCCGGAAATATCTGCCGATCAGTTGAAATCGCTTGCGGACGCCTTGACGGTTGTCGAACATTCCCGGGGAACACTCCTTGTCAGACAGGGAGACATAGCGGAAGACTGCTTCTTCGTTCTGAAAGGATGTCTGAGGCTCTTTCATGTTGATGAAGAGGGGAGCGAGCACACGGCCGAACTGTATACGGAACTCCAGTCGCTGACAATTTTCGAAAGCTACAAAGAGGGAAAGCCTTCACCTTATTCGGTAGAATGCGTGGAGGATACCCTGCTTCTTGAAGGGGATCTGGAGAATGAAGAGGAGATGAATAGAAAATTCCCCTTCCTTCAGGATATCGTCCGGTCAGCTCTGGAATCCAATTTGTCTTCTGGTCAGATGGATATGGCTCTTTTCCGGGCTTCCAGTCCCGAGCGGCGCTATCTCCAGCTCCTGGAAAAACGCCCCGGCCTGGCCGGCCGTGTGCCGCAGCATCAGCTTGCCAGCTACCTGGGGATAACGCCCGAATCATTGAGCCGGCTCAAGAAACGGCTTTACGACCGGAAAAAGCAATGA
- a CDS encoding DUF4386 domain-containing protein yields the protein MKSNKQKYIFDNGQKRAALWTGISLIIMAVSAGIAYGAIHGQLFISGDSEATGLAVQSNPALLQAEIALWVVILLTDIIVSVKLYSFFKPAGRGLSLSAALLRLIYSALLATAIIFLLRSLNPEVAYENMSLFSRIWSIGLIVFGVHLTLLAVLAFKSRFVPLFLSILLIIAGPAYSLIHMLYNSGPQFETMAVLLEKILSVPMASAELLLALWLLIIAFSGRKAVS from the coding sequence ATGAAATCGAATAAACAGAAATATATTTTTGATAACGGGCAGAAGAGAGCGGCACTATGGACAGGAATCAGTCTTATAATCATGGCTGTATCTGCCGGGATTGCCTATGGAGCCATTCACGGGCAGCTGTTTATTTCCGGCGACAGCGAAGCGACCGGCCTGGCCGTTCAATCGAACCCCGCCCTTCTTCAGGCGGAAATTGCCCTCTGGGTTGTGATCCTTCTCACCGATATTATCGTTTCGGTAAAACTGTACAGTTTCTTCAAACCGGCAGGAAGAGGACTGAGTCTAAGCGCCGCTCTTCTCCGGCTGATCTACAGTGCCCTTCTGGCAACAGCCATCATCTTTCTTCTAAGGTCTTTAAACCCGGAAGTCGCCTATGAAAACATGAGTCTCTTCAGCCGGATATGGTCGATCGGCCTGATTGTTTTCGGAGTTCATCTGACGCTGCTGGCCGTTCTGGCATTCAAAAGCCGGTTTGTTCCCCTTTTTCTGTCTATTCTTCTTATTATCGCCGGACCGGCCTACAGCCTGATTCACATGCTTTATAACAGCGGACCGCAATTTGAAACCATGGCGGTTCTTCTGGAAAAGATTCTTTCCGTTCCCATGGCCTCGGCTGAATTACTGCTGGCACTGTGGCTGCTTATCATTGCTTTTTCCGGTCGTAAAGCCGTTTCTTGA
- a CDS encoding 30S ribosomal protein S1, whose amino-acid sequence MENMENEDFATMFENSYSDMETLEPGQQIETTVISIAGETVFLQLSGKSEGVLDAGEVTDKEGNLTVQEGDPITAYFLSSRNGEMRFTTKISGEEANDEVLENAYRNAIPVEGLVQKEIKGGFEVKIGNSRAFCPYSQMGLKRVENAAEYVGQHLTFKITEFGEKGRNILVSNRVILEEERQQQIEELKKELKKGSVIKATVLSLQDFGAFVDVRGFQALLPISEISRTRINDISAVLSVGQEIEAAIISVDWEKERMSVSMKELIADPWDTAVDKYRPGTRHEGKVVRITDFGAFVTLEPGLDGLVHVSELKGESRDNHPRDIVKKGQTLAVEINSVDTDRKRISLKQVSSLKEDESVKKYMESDSDTYNPFADFFKDKK is encoded by the coding sequence ATGGAAAATATGGAAAATGAAGATTTCGCGACGATGTTCGAGAACAGCTATTCCGACATGGAAACCCTTGAGCCGGGACAGCAGATTGAGACGACAGTAATCTCAATTGCAGGAGAGACTGTCTTTCTCCAGCTCAGCGGGAAAAGCGAAGGTGTTCTGGATGCGGGCGAGGTTACAGACAAAGAGGGGAATCTCACAGTACAAGAAGGCGATCCCATTACAGCTTACTTTCTCTCTTCCCGCAATGGCGAGATGCGTTTCACCACAAAAATCAGCGGTGAAGAGGCCAATGACGAAGTCCTTGAAAACGCCTACCGCAACGCCATCCCCGTGGAAGGTCTGGTCCAGAAAGAGATCAAAGGCGGCTTCGAAGTTAAAATCGGTAACTCCAGAGCTTTCTGCCCCTATTCCCAGATGGGCCTTAAAAGGGTTGAAAATGCTGCTGAGTATGTAGGGCAGCACCTTACTTTCAAAATTACCGAATTCGGAGAAAAAGGCCGGAATATTCTGGTTTCCAACAGAGTCATCCTCGAAGAGGAACGGCAGCAGCAGATCGAAGAGTTGAAAAAAGAACTCAAGAAGGGATCAGTCATAAAAGCCACTGTTCTCTCTCTTCAGGATTTCGGGGCATTTGTCGATGTCCGCGGTTTCCAGGCCCTCCTACCCATTTCCGAGATCAGCCGGACGAGAATCAACGATATTTCAGCCGTGCTTTCGGTAGGACAGGAGATAGAAGCGGCCATTATCAGCGTCGATTGGGAAAAAGAGCGTATGTCTGTTTCCATGAAAGAGCTGATTGCCGATCCCTGGGATACGGCTGTCGATAAATACAGACCGGGTACCCGTCATGAAGGTAAAGTCGTGAGGATTACCGATTTCGGTGCTTTCGTGACTCTGGAGCCGGGTCTGGACGGATTGGTTCACGTTTCAGAGCTCAAAGGGGAATCGAGAGACAATCATCCCCGGGATATTGTCAAGAAAGGTCAGACTCTGGCCGTTGAAATCAATTCCGTTGATACGGACAGGAAAAGAATCTCTCTCAAACAGGTTTCTTCTCTGAAAGAGGATGAATCGGTTAAGAAATATATGGAGAGCGATTCCGACACTTACAACCCCTTTGCGGATTTCTTTAAAGATAAAAAGTAA
- a CDS encoding NADH-dependent [FeFe] hydrogenase, group A6, with protein MITFTMDNRTLEVPEETTLLKAARMINIKIPTLCYHDDLCLAGNCRVCLVEVEGMRTLQASCSTYALEGMVVHTNSRKVRKARQDIINLLISEHNTDCLHCYKNSHCELQDLAREYALTENPFIDLKKNYLPDISSPAIHKDDSKCIRCQRCVRTCVEIQGVSALAVVNRGADLRISTFLDYPLDQVVCTNCGQCVNRCPTGALTENSYIEKVWEALDDGEKTVVVQTAPAVRVALGEYLGFAPGERVTGKLVTALKRIGFDAVFDTDFTADLTIVEEGTELLTRLKKKVVDGDNIPLPMLTSCSPGWIKYIEHEFPHMLNNLSTCKSPQQMFGALAKTYYAEQASIDPAKLVVVSIMPCTAKKFEAQRPEMRDSGYQDVDYVLTTRELALMIEQSGLEFMTLADSAYDTLLGSSTGAAALFGATGGVMEAALRTAYELVTGRDVPFEDLNISPVRGMDGVKEASITIENPLSEWSFLNNVELKVAVAHGLGNARKVLRSVDEGKSFYHFIEIMACPGGCLGGGGQPIPTTPEIRQKRMDAVYSEDMAMSVRKSHENPELQELYRVFLKEPGSETSHHLLHTGYVRRSK; from the coding sequence ATGATTACCTTTACAATGGACAATCGGACCCTCGAAGTGCCTGAAGAAACAACCCTGCTGAAAGCGGCCCGGATGATCAATATAAAAATCCCTACCCTCTGCTATCACGATGATCTCTGTCTCGCCGGAAACTGCAGAGTATGCCTTGTGGAAGTTGAGGGGATGCGGACTCTCCAGGCATCTTGCAGCACCTATGCATTGGAGGGTATGGTGGTCCATACGAACTCGAGGAAAGTGCGGAAAGCAAGGCAGGATATTATCAATCTCTTAATTTCGGAGCACAATACAGACTGTCTGCACTGCTATAAAAACAGCCATTGCGAGCTTCAGGACCTTGCGAGGGAGTACGCATTGACGGAAAATCCTTTTATTGATCTGAAAAAGAACTATCTGCCGGACATATCCTCTCCGGCTATTCATAAAGACGACAGCAAGTGCATCCGCTGCCAGAGATGTGTCAGGACATGCGTGGAAATCCAGGGCGTCTCGGCGCTGGCCGTCGTGAATCGCGGTGCTGATCTGCGTATTTCCACTTTTCTGGATTACCCTCTGGATCAGGTCGTCTGCACCAACTGCGGACAGTGCGTCAACCGGTGCCCAACCGGAGCGCTGACGGAAAACAGCTATATAGAAAAAGTATGGGAAGCGCTCGATGACGGTGAGAAAACGGTTGTGGTACAGACAGCCCCGGCCGTAAGGGTTGCCCTTGGAGAATACCTGGGCTTTGCTCCCGGAGAAAGAGTAACGGGGAAACTGGTCACCGCGTTGAAGAGAATCGGCTTCGATGCCGTTTTCGACACGGACTTCACCGCCGATCTGACCATCGTTGAAGAAGGGACGGAGCTGTTGACGAGACTTAAGAAAAAAGTGGTCGATGGAGATAATATCCCGCTCCCCATGCTGACCTCCTGTTCCCCCGGATGGATCAAATACATAGAGCATGAGTTCCCCCATATGCTGAATAATCTGTCGACGTGCAAATCTCCCCAGCAGATGTTCGGAGCCCTGGCGAAAACCTATTATGCCGAGCAGGCTTCAATCGACCCGGCAAAGCTGGTGGTTGTTTCGATTATGCCCTGTACGGCCAAAAAATTTGAAGCCCAGAGACCGGAAATGCGGGACAGCGGATACCAGGATGTGGACTATGTGCTGACAACGCGGGAACTGGCCCTGATGATAGAACAGTCAGGACTGGAATTCATGACTCTGGCAGATTCAGCCTATGACACTCTTCTGGGCAGCAGCACAGGTGCCGCGGCTCTGTTCGGAGCGACGGGCGGAGTTATGGAAGCCGCTCTGCGCACGGCCTACGAACTCGTAACGGGCCGAGACGTCCCCTTCGAGGATCTGAATATTTCACCGGTCAGGGGTATGGACGGCGTAAAAGAAGCTTCCATTACGATCGAAAATCCGCTCAGCGAGTGGTCATTCCTGAACAATGTTGAACTAAAAGTCGCCGTGGCTCATGGCCTGGGGAACGCCAGGAAAGTGCTCAGATCCGTCGATGAGGGAAAATCGTTCTACCACTTTATTGAAATAATGGCCTGCCCGGGCGGATGTCTGGGCGGAGGCGGACAGCCGATTCCGACAACGCCTGAAATACGGCAGAAGAGAATGGATGCGGTTTACTCGGAAGATATGGCCATGTCCGTGCGGAAATCCCACGAGAATCCGGAACTGCAGGAACTGTACAGGGTTTTTCTCAAGGAGCCGGGAAGCGAAACATCTCACCATCTGCTCCATACCGGTTACGTCCGTCGTTCCAAATGA
- a CDS encoding NADH-ubiquinone oxidoreductase-F iron-sulfur binding region domain-containing protein has product MLSRKINLMFTESDYGAILDRALSMGSASILDAIEYSGLRGRGGAGFPTGRKWNAVAEAPGKSKIIICNADEGEPGTFKDREILEEQALKVLTGMMVCAIAVGADRGFIYLRHEYSYMISHIEKEIDRFQKLIEPRKLSFPIEMRMGSGAYICGEETALLESMEGKRGEARNKPPYPVDKGYLDFPTIINNVETFVYTTIIIEHGPEEFHNLGTKDSRGAKIFCVSGDTPKPGIYELEMGMNLEDFVRDFGDGDTKAVQVGGSSGYCVPRKLFTETIIGFEGIPTGGSMMLFNSSRSMYNILKGYLEFFCEESCGQCTPCRVGCQQLLKGLEAVKASEKPSSYLKRLNGLAGMMEISAKCGLGQSVAHPFKSITEHFTEEIVY; this is encoded by the coding sequence ATGCTTAGCAGGAAAATAAACCTGATGTTTACCGAAAGCGATTACGGAGCCATACTGGACAGGGCTTTGTCCATGGGTTCCGCATCCATACTGGATGCGATTGAATACTCGGGTCTTCGGGGCCGCGGAGGGGCCGGTTTCCCAACCGGCCGGAAATGGAACGCTGTAGCCGAAGCACCGGGCAAGTCCAAAATAATCATCTGCAACGCCGACGAAGGTGAACCGGGAACCTTCAAAGACCGGGAAATTCTGGAAGAACAGGCTCTCAAGGTATTAACGGGAATGATGGTCTGTGCCATAGCTGTCGGAGCCGACCGGGGGTTCATTTATCTCAGACACGAGTACTCCTACATGATCAGCCACATAGAGAAGGAAATCGATCGGTTCCAGAAGCTTATAGAACCGCGGAAGCTTTCCTTTCCCATAGAAATGCGCATGGGCAGCGGCGCCTATATCTGCGGAGAGGAAACAGCCCTTCTGGAATCCATGGAGGGGAAACGGGGAGAAGCGAGAAACAAGCCTCCCTACCCCGTCGATAAAGGATACCTGGACTTCCCCACAATTATTAATAATGTCGAGACATTTGTTTACACCACCATCATTATCGAGCACGGACCGGAGGAATTCCACAATCTCGGAACAAAGGATTCAAGGGGAGCCAAAATATTCTGCGTCTCCGGCGATACTCCCAAACCGGGAATCTATGAACTGGAAATGGGAATGAACCTGGAGGATTTCGTCAGGGATTTCGGAGACGGTGATACCAAGGCTGTACAGGTGGGGGGCTCTTCGGGGTACTGCGTGCCGAGAAAACTGTTCACCGAAACGATTATCGGTTTTGAGGGAATACCCACAGGCGGATCGATGATGCTCTTTAACTCCAGCCGCTCCATGTACAATATACTGAAAGGATATCTGGAGTTTTTCTGCGAAGAGTCTTGCGGCCAGTGCACTCCCTGCCGGGTCGGCTGTCAGCAGCTTCTGAAAGGATTGGAAGCCGTTAAGGCATCTGAAAAGCCTTCCTCCTATCTCAAACGGCTTAACGGGCTTGCCGGGATGATGGAAATCAGCGCCAAATGCGGCCTGGGCCAATCGGTAGCCCATCCGTTCAAATCCATAACCGAACATTTCACAGAAGAAATAGTCTATTAG
- the nuoE gene encoding NADH-quinone oxidoreductase subunit NuoE, producing the protein MTQTQLHVQQIIRKHGPAREKLLPILQDVVKEQNYLSESAMKQIAAALDISAAEVYGVATFYSFLNTGPTGRYTIRICKSVSCDSSGRKAVAETLEKRLRIKMGETTPDGLFTLQHINCMGWCHKSPAMLINEKVYTELTPEKTAEALNEWLAIAEEERDA; encoded by the coding sequence ATGACTCAAACCCAACTTCACGTTCAGCAAATCATCAGAAAGCACGGCCCAGCCAGGGAGAAGCTGCTGCCTATCCTCCAGGATGTCGTCAAGGAACAGAATTATTTATCGGAATCCGCGATGAAGCAGATCGCAGCGGCGCTGGACATCTCGGCCGCTGAAGTCTACGGAGTGGCCACATTCTACAGTTTTCTCAATACCGGTCCGACAGGACGGTATACGATCCGCATCTGCAAATCCGTCAGTTGTGACAGCAGCGGCAGAAAAGCCGTTGCGGAAACCCTCGAAAAAAGGCTGAGAATCAAGATGGGAGAAACAACTCCCGACGGCTTGTTCACCCTGCAGCATATCAACTGCATGGGTTGGTGTCATAAAAGCCCGGCTATGCTCATCAACGAAAAAGTGTATACGGAACTCACTCCCGAAAAAACTGCAGAGGCCCTGAATGAATGGCTTGCCATCGCCGAGGAGGAAAGAGATGCTTAG
- a CDS encoding GNAT family N-acetyltransferase: MKIDRIPSHYLPHAILYLADEDDQQIAKYKDSALWWAARIDGEVVGTIGLLELSTDQAEIVSVAVGEKYQNRHIGSQLVETAIAYAKEKGFRDVLIKTGNCGLSQIGLYQKCGFRIDSVKRNYFLGKYENSIYENGIRCCDQVVMNYRIYSEAERERIISGYWDRFLLSNPLYKGSPYDVWNFCYGEYLPNLLIGLVKTGAKTGTSSALELYKPEEKVPEAGDLSIITYGNGLPGCIVEITETRVKKFSEINADEARWEGEGDLSLQFWREVHRDFFSMEYKEEGQVFHEDIPVLYERFTVIYDEDLKS, translated from the coding sequence GTGAAAATCGATAGAATCCCAAGCCATTATCTGCCCCATGCCATACTCTATCTGGCCGATGAGGATGATCAGCAGATTGCAAAATACAAAGATTCGGCTTTATGGTGGGCAGCCCGGATCGATGGAGAAGTTGTAGGGACGATCGGCCTTCTGGAATTGAGTACTGATCAGGCGGAAATTGTCTCCGTAGCTGTCGGGGAAAAATATCAGAACCGCCATATCGGTTCGCAGCTGGTGGAAACCGCCATAGCTTATGCCAAAGAGAAAGGCTTCAGAGATGTTCTGATCAAAACGGGGAACTGCGGATTATCCCAGATCGGACTCTATCAGAAATGCGGTTTCCGGATCGATTCTGTAAAGAGAAATTATTTCCTCGGAAAATATGAAAATTCGATCTATGAGAATGGAATACGCTGCTGCGATCAGGTCGTAATGAATTACCGGATCTACAGCGAAGCGGAACGGGAGAGAATTATCTCCGGTTACTGGGACAGGTTTTTATTGTCGAATCCCCTCTATAAAGGAAGCCCCTATGACGTGTGGAATTTCTGCTATGGGGAATATCTGCCCAATCTGCTGATAGGACTGGTTAAAACCGGCGCTAAAACAGGCACTTCATCGGCTCTGGAGCTCTATAAGCCGGAGGAAAAGGTACCTGAAGCGGGCGATCTCTCCATCATTACCTATGGAAACGGATTGCCCGGCTGCATAGTTGAAATAACTGAAACCAGAGTGAAGAAGTTCAGCGAAATAAATGCCGATGAAGCCCGGTGGGAAGGGGAGGGCGACCTGTCTCTTCAGTTCTGGCGGGAGGTCCACAGGGATTTTTTCTCAATGGAATACAAAGAGGAAGGACAGGTTTTTCATGAAGATATCCCGGTTCTTTACGAGCGGTTCACAGTTATCTATGATGAAGACCTGAAATCCTGA